From the genome of Acidimicrobiales bacterium:
TTCGTGGCCTGATCCGGGCCGGCATGGACGTGGCCCGACTAGGGCTTGCCCATAACACGATCGACGAGGCGGCGGCCCGCATGGCCGACATTCGCCGGATCGCTGCTCTCGAGGGGCGTTACGTCGGAATTTTGGTTGACCTCCCGGGGCCCAAGGTTCGCGCTGCTTCCTTCGGCGAGGAACCGGTGGTTCTGGTCGAGGACTCCCGCGTGGAACTCCGGGTAGGAGACCACCGCAGTGACGCAACGTCGATCGAGGTCGACTACGAAGGGCTTTTGTCCGACATGGAGCCCGGCGATCGCCTCAGCTTGGGTGACGGCCGGGTGATCCTTGAGGTCCGGGACGTGTCGGAGGAGTCGTTGTCGGCCCGGGTGGCCCACGGCGGTGTTCTTACCGGTAGCCCCGGCCTCCACATTCCTTCGGATCGGCTGTCGATGCGTGCTCCGACCGATGATGACCTCCGTGCCGTCGAACGCTTCGTGGAACTCGACGTTGACATGATTGCCGTGTCGTTCGTGAGGTCTGCAGAGGACCTGGCCCGTCTGTCGGTGATGCCGCACCCCGAAGGGCCCATCGTGGTGGCCAAGATCGAGACCCGTGCTGCTATCGACGACCTCCCAGCCATCATTGAGGCCTCAGGAGCGGTGATGGTGGCCCGAGGAGACCTGGGAAGCGAGTGCAGCATTGAGGAGCTGCCGATCCTTCAGAAGGAGATCATCCGGCAGTGCATCGCATTGGGTCGCCCAGCCATCACGGCCACCCAGATGCTGGAGACCATGGTCAACAACCCTGAGCCGACTCGGGCCGAGGTCTCCGACGTGGCCAACGCCGTCTGGGATGGATCGAGCGCGGTGATGCTCTCGGGTGAGACAGCCATTGGGGCCAATCCGGTGAACGTCGTGTCCACGATGTCGCGGATCGCTGAACGGGCCGACGAGGCCTTCGACCATCGTGGGTGGATGTCGGAGCTCTCGGAGCTCCGCATGACCGACACTGGCGACCCGGACACTGCAATTACCGATGCCATGACCCAGGCCACGGCTCGAGCCGTCGATGAGCTAGGCATCTCGACAATCTTGTGTATCTCGGGTAGTGGCTTCACGGTCCGGTCGATGGCCCGGTTCCGTCCGTCGGCCCGCATCATCGGCCTTAGCTCCAACGAGCGCACTGTTCGGCAACTGACCCTCAGCTGGGGTACGGAGGCCCTCCACCTGCCTGAGCAGGGAGACCTCCAGCGACGGGTAGCTGCCGCCCTCGAGGTGGCCCGCGACCGAGGTGCGGTGCAGCCCGGCGAGCTAGTAGGAGTCCTGGCCGGTACCGACGTCCGGTCGCGATCCACAAACGTGCTTCGAGTGGAGCGGGTCCCCGAAGCGTGACGGTCGACGCCTGTCAGGCGTCGGAACAGCGCGGGTTCAGATCGGCGGGGATCTCCACCGGCTGTCCAAACAGGGAGCACGAGCAGTCGGCGACACAGTCGCTCAGACCGGACCGCTGGCCCCATAACCCGACAGAGAGAGTCGCAAGCAGCACCACGACCACGGTCCGTAGCATTAGCCGGCGGATGACTCGGGCAGCCAGGACGAGCAGGATCACCGAGACGGCGACGGCCACCACAGCCACCGATCGGAGGAACTGTGGGTCGGCCCAGGACGGCAGTTGGACGAACTCGGGCAGGTCAAACAGCTCTGTGAGGTCGTCGGGCACCGGTAGAGGGTACCGGTCGGGTCGACGCCGATCGGGCAGGGGTAGCCTCGCCAACTATGAGCCCTGAGCAGCCCATCGGCCTCTCGTCGCAGGGTCCACCGGAGACTGTTCTTGGCCCGGAGCCCGACGATGCCGACCTCCGCTTAGCGGCCGCGCTGGCCGCCCCACCCGAGGAGCGCCGGGGACTGGTCGCTGCCGTGGTGGCCTCTTGGCCCCGGCATCTCAACGGCTGGGCCTGTCTTGGCGACCTGGGGCGCGACACGGTTGAGTCGTACGCCGCCTACCGCGTGGGCTACCACCGCGGCTTAGACCGCCTCCGGCAGGGTGGCTGGCGGGGCTCGGGCTACGTCCGGTGGTCGCATCCCACAAACCGGGGATTCCTGCGGGCCCTGGCCGGGCTGGCCCGGACAGCTCGAGAGATTGGCGAGAAGGACGAGGAGGAGCGCTGCGAACTCTTCTTACGCCAACTGGATCCAGATTGGCCGAATGTGGATCCCCCCTTGGACGGTTCGGGCTAAGCAGGCTTCGTGGACGCACCACCTGCGACCCTGACCGGTGGAGCGGTACTGGCCGGAGGGGCCAGCAGTCGCATGGGTAGCGACAAGGCCTTCTTGGTTGTGGGCGGACGCCCCCTTGTGCTCGGCGTGGCCGACGCCCTGACCGGCGCCCTGGGTGTGGCAGCGGTGGTGGTCGGTGGAGACGAGGATCGCCTCAGAGCCCTTGGACTGGAGGTCCTGCCCGATCGGGCTCCAGGGGCCGGGCCGCTAGGGGGGATCCTGACCGCCCTTCTCCACCACCGGGAGCGGTTTGACCAGGTGGTGGTCCTGTCCTGCGACCTACCCGACCCCTCGCCGGAAAGCATCCGGACGGTGGCCGAAGCGGCCTCCGACGAGGACGCCATCGCCGTCCCGGTCGTCAACGGCCGGCGGCAGTGGATGCATGCCGCCTGGCCGATCGCCGTCCTTCCTGCCCTCGAGGAGATCTTCCAGAGAGGAGAGCGTGCACCCCACCGGGCAGTCGTTGACCTCCCCGTGGTGGAGGTCGACGGCTTGGATCCCGGCAGCCTGCGTGACATTGACCGTCTCGAGGACCTCGACGAGGAGTCAGCGGGTGACCGATAGGGTTCCGGCCGCACGAAAGATGGCTGGCGGAAGAGGAGCCATGGACGTACCCGAGATCGATGTCGATGAGTTGGAACGACGACTGGAAGAGGGTGCGGTTCTTATCGACGTCCGAGAGCCCGACGAGTGGGTCGAGGTTCGCGTGCCGGGCGGGTGCCTGATCCCGCTGCAGAACGTTCCCGAGCGGCTGGCCGAGATCCCCGAGGAGGGAACCGTCTACGTCATCTGCGCCCTAGGTGGTCGGAGCCGTGCAGCTGCCGAGTTCCTCCGCGGGCAGGGCCGGGATGCCGTGAACGTGCTCGGAGGGACCACAGCCTGGGTGGACGCCGACTTTCCGACCGAGGCGGGTGAGTCGGCCTGAACCGGCGGCCCTCCCCCGAGTACCGCCTGGTCACGAGCCAGGACGACTTCGCCGACCTCCTGGAGATCCTGCGAGCACAGCCTCGGATCGCTGTGGATACCGAATTCCACCGCGAGAAGACTTACTTCCCAAAGGTGGCCCTGGTACAGGTGGCCTGGGAGGAGGGCCTGGTCCTGATCGACCCCCTTGAGGTAGACCTTGCCCCTCTGGCCGACCTTTTGGAGTCGGAAGTTGTAGTGGTCATGCACGCCGCAGGCCAAGACCTCGAGGTGTTCGATCGGGTTTGCGGGACGGCGCCACACCACCTGTTCGACACCCAGGTGGCGGCTGGCTTCACCGGGCTGTCTTCACCCTCTCTGACCACTCTGCACGAGCGCGAGCTTGGCTTCCACCTCCCCAAGGGAGATCGACTGACCGACTGGCTGGCCCGCCCGCTGACCGCCTCGCAACTCGAATACGCCGCGTCTGACGTAGCCCATCTCCTGGAGATCCATGACCGGCTGGTTCGACGTCTCGGCGACGACGGGCGCCTGGCCTGGGCGGAACAGGAGTGCCGGGAGATGCTGGCCCGCGAACACGGCCGGCGAAACCCCGACGATGCATGGCAAAGGATCAAGGAGGCCCGCCAACTCCGCGGGCCGGCGCGTGACGTGGCCCGATCAGTGGCCGCATGGCGGGAGCGTCGTGCGGCCCAGGTGGACATTCCGGTTCGTCACGTGTTGCCCGATCTGGGTTTGGTTGCCGTCGCCCAGCGCGCCCCGAAGGAGGTCGAAGACCTACGGGGGATTCGGGGATTGGACGGACGCCACCACAAGGGGGCGGTGGCCAGCGGAATAATCGAGGCGGTGGCCGCGGCAGGGAATCTGCCGCCCCTGCAGCCTGACCTCCCGCGGCGAAACGGAGGAGCCGATATCAGGGCGGGCGTGACACTGGTATCAGCCTGGGTCTCGCAACTGTCGCGGGATCTCGATCTGGATCCGGCCCTGGTGGGGACCCGGAGCGATATTGAGGCGCTGGTGCGGGGCGACGATGACGCCCGGATGTCCACCGGTTGGCGCCATCAGGTGGTCGGTGGTCAGGTGGGCGACCTCCTAAGCGGCCGCGCCGCACTGGCCTTCGACGGACGGGGTGGCCTGGTCTTGGAAGCCCGGAGCAGCTGAGGCCCGCCGACCCGTGATCGGGTCTCGCCATCGGTAGGATGTATCGCTGATCGCTGATGACGTCCGACCGGGAGGGCCACCGTGAAGAAGGGCCGACATCGCCGCTACGAAGAGGCGCGTGCGCTGAAGCAGAACCAGGACCTCGACTTGGACTCGATCTTCGACAGCCTGAACGTCGACGAGTCGGACACCGACGGGGAATCTCCCGCCTTCGATGCCTGGTCCGATGAGTACGAAGAGGATGAGGCGCTAGAGGAGACCGCCGAGTCGGCTTGATCATCCGGACGATAAAACGGATCTGAACCGGTTATCCGCCCGTCTCGTCGAGGATCTCGTCCAACTTGAGGATGTCGTCGGCCGACAAGGTGCCGATGAACCTGCCTTCGGCATCGGTAACGGCCAGGACGTCCACATCGCTCTGTTCCATGGCCGCGACGGCGTCGCGTAGCGTCCACGTCGGCCGAGCCGCAAGAGGGTCGGGCGACAGCAGTGTGCCGACTTCCGTGTCGTCCCATGTGGACCGCTCCAGAGCGGACACCTCGGAGAGGCTAATCATCCCGAGATAGGCGGTTCCGTCTACCACGGCCACTGACCGCTCCCGCCGGCCCAGGACGTGCAAGTACATGAACTCGGCGACTGTCGCGTCGGGGGGCACCGTCAACACATCAGTATCCAGGGCCGAGGTCACCGGGAGCGTGAATCGTCTCTCTAGGTGACCCAGCCTGACGCTGTGCTGGTGTTCGGCGACCGAGGACTTCCCCGCGACTAACTGACTGACCGCCGCGGCCACCAGAGCGGGGACAACAAAGGAACCGCCGGTCGACTCGGCCACGAACATCACGGCCGAGATGGGTGCCCGGTAGCCAGCACCCAGGAAGGCAGCCAGTCCGAGTGTCGGGTAGAGGCCTGGGCGGTCGGAGTTGAGTAACTGTCCGGTGAACTGTCCCAGGATCACTCCCTGGACGGCCAGGGGAATAAACAG
Proteins encoded in this window:
- a CDS encoding DUF3151 domain-containing protein is translated as MSPEQPIGLSSQGPPETVLGPEPDDADLRLAAALAAPPEERRGLVAAVVASWPRHLNGWACLGDLGRDTVESYAAYRVGYHRGLDRLRQGGWRGSGYVRWSHPTNRGFLRALAGLARTAREIGEKDEEERCELFLRQLDPDWPNVDPPLDGSG
- a CDS encoding rhodanese-like domain-containing protein; this encodes MTDRVPAARKMAGGRGAMDVPEIDVDELERRLEEGAVLIDVREPDEWVEVRVPGGCLIPLQNVPERLAEIPEEGTVYVICALGGRSRAAAEFLRGQGRDAVNVLGGTTAWVDADFPTEAGESA
- a CDS encoding HRDC domain-containing protein, yielding MRAQPRIAVDTEFHREKTYFPKVALVQVAWEEGLVLIDPLEVDLAPLADLLESEVVVVMHAAGQDLEVFDRVCGTAPHHLFDTQVAAGFTGLSSPSLTTLHERELGFHLPKGDRLTDWLARPLTASQLEYAASDVAHLLEIHDRLVRRLGDDGRLAWAEQECREMLAREHGRRNPDDAWQRIKEARQLRGPARDVARSVAAWRERRAAQVDIPVRHVLPDLGLVAVAQRAPKEVEDLRGIRGLDGRHHKGAVASGIIEAVAAAGNLPPLQPDLPRRNGGADIRAGVTLVSAWVSQLSRDLDLDPALVGTRSDIEALVRGDDDARMSTGWRHQVVGGQVGDLLSGRAALAFDGRGGLVLEARSS
- a CDS encoding molybdenum cofactor guanylyltransferase, coding for MDAPPATLTGGAVLAGGASSRMGSDKAFLVVGGRPLVLGVADALTGALGVAAVVVGGDEDRLRALGLEVLPDRAPGAGPLGGILTALLHHRERFDQVVVLSCDLPDPSPESIRTVAEAASDEDAIAVPVVNGRRQWMHAAWPIAVLPALEEIFQRGERAPHRAVVDLPVVEVDGLDPGSLRDIDRLEDLDEESAGDR
- the pyk gene encoding pyruvate kinase — translated: MARRTKIIATIGPASDDEATLRGLIRAGMDVARLGLAHNTIDEAAARMADIRRIAALEGRYVGILVDLPGPKVRAASFGEEPVVLVEDSRVELRVGDHRSDATSIEVDYEGLLSDMEPGDRLSLGDGRVILEVRDVSEESLSARVAHGGVLTGSPGLHIPSDRLSMRAPTDDDLRAVERFVELDVDMIAVSFVRSAEDLARLSVMPHPEGPIVVAKIETRAAIDDLPAIIEASGAVMVARGDLGSECSIEELPILQKEIIRQCIALGRPAITATQMLETMVNNPEPTRAEVSDVANAVWDGSSAVMLSGETAIGANPVNVVSTMSRIAERADEAFDHRGWMSELSELRMTDTGDPDTAITDAMTQATARAVDELGISTILCISGSGFTVRSMARFRPSARIIGLSSNERTVRQLTLSWGTEALHLPEQGDLQRRVAAALEVARDRGAVQPGELVGVLAGTDVRSRSTNVLRVERVPEA